Genomic DNA from Bosea sp. Tri-49:
TCCCACTTCACCTCGAAGGCCCAGTTCGGACCTGTCGGCGCCTTGGATTGCAATAGAGCGAGACACGGCTCGATCCGCGCCGGCATCGGATCAGCGAAGAGATCGGGCTTAGCAGCGCCGCGCCGCGGTTTGACGGGTGCGCTTCGTAGCGCCTCGCCGGTAGCCATAGCCTTCAGGACACGACGCGGCTGCCTCGCCATACTCAACACCACACAACGCAACAGTACTGGCGACTCAACGTTGGCGGAAGAGCGTCGTTCCTGAGCCGGGAAAAGATTCAAAAGGACAGGATGCAGGGCTTGCGAAGAGGCGAATGAATACCAAAATCAATCGCCGCCCTCAGAGAAAATGAGGGCAAAAGTCCCGGATCCATGTTGCTTTTCGGAGGATATGGCTATGGCAACAGCGCCGATCGTCGCACGCTTTGGGGAGGGCCGCGACCGATGAACACGGAGCACTTTAAACGTCCAGTCGTCATTCTGGTCGGGCTAGGTCATCCAGCGGCAATCTCGTCGGTCATGGAGGCCTATATGTTTTTGGTCGACTGGCCGCCCAGCAAGCGCGACCCTGCCCATCAATTCGCAATAAAGGCTTGCCTCGCGGCCATGCGCGGTGACGTCGATGCGGAGACCGTCCGCGGCATCTTCGTAACGCTCGCCGAAAAGTATGACATCATGGCACCAGACGCTGTCGCGTTCACAGCATCTTACAAGGAAGGTCCGCAGGGACGCGCCTAAGTCACTCTTGCCCGGCCTGAGTTAGGCCGGGCTCACACCTTTAACAGTCCGGGCCATTGGGGAAGGCCATGACGAGGAAACCTGCGCTGCTCTTCCAGGTAGTCGATATCGCGAGCATAACCGTGAGCGCCAATCCGACGGAGGGAGCCATTCTGAGATTCACCATGGATGGCGAGCTGAACGACCTTGAGCTCAAGCTGTCGGCCGTGACGGTTGCTCGATTGCAGACCCTGCTGCTCGAAGCTGATGCGCAGCTGGCGAATTTGGTGACGACGCAGTAGGTGGAACGTCAAGGACCCCTGGCGGTTGAGCTTCCGATAGTTGCGTTGGAGGTTGTCACGCGTACCCAGCCGAAGCGATCCGGGCTAAATGCCAAGGTCGCGGCTCACCTCAATCCAGCCCATCTGAAGCTCTATCGCGAGTTCTGCCAAGACCAAGACGGCAACCGCTACACTGTGGTCGCCTACCGGCCGTACCCCTTCCAAGGGGGCACCACCACACGCGCTGGATGACGGCACAGCGGTGAAGTGCATCGACGAGTGCATTTTCGAGATTGAACCGACGGGCCGAAGGAGCATCCAGTCTGATGAGTGAAGTGCGGGCACCTTCTGAGGCTTTGCACAGGGGAGCGGAAAATGGGGCATCGTTATGGAGTCGGAGACCAGGTCCGCCTTGCATTTGGTTTCCACGACCATGATGCAGTCGGCTTGTATGAGGTCACGCGCCTGCTGCCGTTTCAAGCTGACGGCGAGCCCCAGTATCGCGTGAGAGGAAGCGATGACCGGGAATGGGTTATCGGGGAATCGCAAATCAGTGACGCAGCGCCGAACGGAAACCCACCCACCGGGCCGCGTAGGCCCCGAAATCCCATCACGGAGGCTTTCAACCGTCTAATTGGAAAAAAGGAGTAAGAGGGGTACGGGAGGAACTGGCGCGTCCGATGAAAGCGAACCGCTTTGCTAAGCGACGCGACCGATCAACTGCCGTTTGCAGCTGCATCCATCCTTTTATGTATCCT
This window encodes:
- a CDS encoding DUF982 domain-containing protein: MNTEHFKRPVVILVGLGHPAAISSVMEAYMFLVDWPPSKRDPAHQFAIKACLAAMRGDVDAETVRGIFVTLAEKYDIMAPDAVAFTASYKEGPQGRA